A window from Pseudomonas moraviensis encodes these proteins:
- a CDS encoding transketolase family protein, whose amino-acid sequence MSNAANTSTSTSTGEPVKKRLTTSAMIASIASEGQATRSAPFGHALAALAEQRADIVGLSADLSKYTDLHIFAKAHPERFYQMGMAEQLLMSAAAGMAREGFVPFATTYAVFASRRAYDFICMAIAEENLNVKIVCGLPGLTTGYGPSHQATDDLAIFRAMPNLMIVDPCDALEIEQAVPAIAAHQGPVYMRLLRGNVPLVLDEYGYQFEIGKAKTLRTGNDVLIISTGLMTMRSLEAAKQLQADGIDVAVLHVPTIKPLDEQTILAEARKSGRLVVTAENSSIIGGLGEAVAGLLLRNGVTPTFRQIALPDAFLDAGALPTLHNRYGISTPAVCAQIKAWL is encoded by the coding sequence ATGAGCAACGCCGCCAACACTTCGACTTCGACTTCTACTGGCGAGCCGGTGAAAAAGCGCCTGACCACCTCGGCGATGATTGCCTCGATTGCTTCCGAGGGTCAGGCGACCCGCTCGGCACCGTTCGGCCACGCCCTCGCGGCACTGGCAGAGCAGCGCGCGGACATCGTCGGGCTCTCTGCTGACCTGTCCAAGTACACCGACCTGCACATCTTCGCCAAGGCGCACCCGGAGCGTTTCTACCAGATGGGCATGGCTGAACAATTGCTGATGAGCGCTGCTGCCGGCATGGCGCGCGAAGGTTTCGTGCCCTTCGCCACCACCTACGCGGTATTCGCCTCGCGCCGCGCTTACGACTTCATCTGCATGGCCATCGCCGAGGAAAATCTCAACGTCAAAATCGTCTGCGGCCTACCCGGCCTGACCACCGGCTACGGGCCGAGCCACCAGGCCACCGACGACCTGGCGATTTTCCGCGCCATGCCCAACCTGATGATTGTCGACCCGTGCGATGCGCTGGAAATCGAACAGGCCGTGCCGGCCATCGCTGCGCACCAAGGTCCGGTCTACATGCGCTTGCTGCGCGGCAATGTGCCGCTGGTGCTGGACGAGTACGGTTACCAATTCGAGATCGGCAAGGCCAAGACCCTGCGCACCGGTAATGATGTGCTGATCATCTCCACCGGCCTGATGACCATGCGTTCACTGGAAGCGGCCAAGCAATTGCAGGCCGATGGCATTGATGTAGCCGTCCTGCACGTGCCGACCATCAAGCCTTTGGATGAGCAAACCATTCTCGCCGAAGCACGCAAATCCGGGCGTCTGGTGGTCACCGCGGAAAACAGCTCGATCATCGGTGGTTTGGGCGAAGCGGTTGCCGGGTTGTTGTTGCGCAACGGCGTGACGCCCACCTTCAGACAGATCGCTTTGCCCGACGCCTTCCTCGACGCCGGCGCCCTGCCGACGCTGCATAATCGCTATGGCATTTCGACCCCGGCCGTCTGCGCGCAGATCAAGGCCTGGCTGTAA
- a CDS encoding alpha/beta hydrolase produces the protein MKAHELLDPDFNSFLTPGAETWTLDTLPAIRERVHGTFKSEQQARCESLWTTAHDGEGLRLCLYRPASAAREKKPAVILYLHGGGFVLGRPEMADDYLADLADELAAIIVAVDYRLAPEHPFPIPLEDCYTALGWVFAHQQALNIEADKVIVMGHSAGAGLAAALAILARDRGEYCIASQVLIYPMLDYRSGSSASPHQNGTTGVIGWPPQANQFCWQCLRGNHALDDSRIGWFSPALQEDLSNLPPTFLAVGALDLFLEEDVAFAMRLSRTGVAVELHVYPGAPHMFDKHPGNVTDQSARDIVRSLQRSIASA, from the coding sequence GTGAAAGCACATGAACTGCTTGATCCCGACTTCAACAGTTTTCTCACTCCCGGCGCAGAAACCTGGACGCTGGACACGCTGCCGGCGATTCGAGAACGTGTTCACGGGACATTCAAATCCGAACAACAAGCGCGCTGTGAAAGCCTATGGACAACGGCCCACGACGGCGAGGGTTTGCGCCTGTGCCTCTACCGGCCCGCCAGCGCGGCACGGGAAAAAAAACCGGCAGTCATCCTTTATCTGCATGGCGGAGGTTTCGTCCTCGGCAGGCCGGAAATGGCCGATGACTATCTGGCCGATCTCGCCGACGAACTCGCGGCAATCATCGTCGCCGTCGATTATCGCCTTGCCCCGGAACACCCCTTCCCCATTCCCCTCGAAGATTGTTACACCGCCCTCGGCTGGGTTTTCGCCCATCAGCAAGCGCTCAATATCGAGGCCGACAAAGTGATTGTCATGGGGCACAGTGCCGGCGCAGGTCTGGCAGCAGCGCTGGCGATCCTGGCGCGCGATCGCGGCGAATATTGCATCGCCAGCCAGGTGCTGATTTATCCAATGCTCGATTACCGCTCGGGCAGCTCTGCTTCGCCTCACCAAAACGGTACGACCGGAGTGATTGGCTGGCCGCCACAAGCCAACCAGTTCTGCTGGCAGTGCCTGCGCGGCAACCACGCGCTGGATGACTCGCGAATCGGCTGGTTCTCACCGGCCCTGCAGGAGGACTTGAGTAACCTGCCCCCGACGTTTCTGGCCGTCGGGGCGCTGGATCTGTTTCTGGAAGAGGACGTGGCATTCGCCATGCGTCTGTCCCGCACCGGTGTTGCCGTCGAGCTGCATGTCTACCCTGGTGCGCCGCATATGTTTGATAAACACCCCGGAAATGTTACCGATCAATCAGCCCGGGACATCGTTCGATCACTTCAGCGATCGATAGCTAGCGCATGA
- a CDS encoding MFS transporter yields MTTLSLEAVSTVRSSAYRKTAWRLMPFLMLCYLCAYLDRVNVGFAKLQMMNDLALSETVYGLGAGVFFIGYFLCEVPSNIILHKVGARVWIARIMITWGIVSALFAFVETAWQFYALRFLLGIAEAGLAPGLLLYLTYWFPSYRRARMTVLWFIAIPLSGMVGGPLSGWIMNHFAGVHGWAGWQWMFVLEAVPTVVVGLLVLSYLKDGVHQATWLNDEEKALITRELAEDDQQKVTHASVGEFIRDRRLWLLAAIYFCVVMGQYAITFWLPTLVRNAGVSDPLHIGFLTSLPYLCAIAAMLLVGRSGDKHRERRWHLIVPMIAGAIGLSLAAMMGGNSTLSILSLCLAASGILSATSLFWMLPTTLLGGVSAAAGIAAVNSFANLAGFCSPYLIGWITTLTGSSAIGMYLITGVLFLGASLVLRIPAALVNR; encoded by the coding sequence ATGACTACCCTGTCGCTCGAAGCGGTTTCGACCGTGCGTTCTTCTGCCTATCGCAAAACGGCCTGGCGCCTGATGCCATTCCTGATGCTGTGCTACCTGTGCGCGTATCTGGACCGGGTCAACGTCGGTTTCGCCAAACTGCAAATGATGAATGATCTGGCCCTCAGCGAAACGGTCTACGGACTGGGCGCCGGCGTGTTCTTCATCGGCTATTTCCTCTGCGAAGTGCCCAGCAACATCATCCTGCACAAGGTCGGCGCGCGAGTCTGGATTGCGCGGATCATGATCACCTGGGGCATCGTCTCGGCGCTGTTCGCCTTCGTCGAAACCGCCTGGCAGTTCTATGCCCTGCGCTTTCTGCTGGGGATTGCCGAAGCCGGCCTGGCACCGGGCCTGTTGCTCTACCTGACGTATTGGTTTCCGTCCTATCGGCGGGCGCGCATGACGGTGTTGTGGTTCATCGCCATTCCGCTGTCAGGCATGGTCGGTGGCCCGCTCTCGGGCTGGATCATGAACCATTTTGCCGGCGTGCATGGCTGGGCCGGCTGGCAATGGATGTTCGTCCTTGAGGCGGTGCCCACCGTGGTCGTCGGCCTGCTGGTGCTGAGCTATCTGAAGGACGGCGTGCATCAGGCGACCTGGCTCAATGACGAAGAAAAAGCCTTGATCACTCGCGAACTGGCCGAAGACGACCAGCAAAAGGTCACCCACGCCTCGGTCGGCGAGTTCATCCGCGACCGACGCTTGTGGCTGCTGGCGGCGATCTATTTCTGTGTGGTGATGGGCCAATACGCAATCACATTCTGGCTGCCGACACTGGTGCGCAATGCGGGGGTTTCCGATCCGCTGCACATCGGTTTTCTGACCAGCCTGCCTTACCTGTGCGCCATCGCCGCCATGCTCCTGGTCGGGCGCAGTGGTGACAAACATCGCGAGCGCCGCTGGCACCTGATCGTGCCAATGATCGCCGGGGCCATCGGCTTGAGCCTGGCAGCGATGATGGGCGGCAATTCGACCTTGTCGATCCTCAGTCTGTGCCTCGCCGCCTCGGGCATTTTGTCTGCCACCTCATTGTTCTGGATGCTACCGACCACGCTGCTCGGCGGGGTGTCTGCGGCTGCCGGCATTGCGGCGGTCAACAGCTTCGCCAACCTCGCCGGCTTCTGTTCGCCTTATCTGATCGGCTGGATCACCACCCTGACCGGCTCCAGTGCCATCGGCATGTACCTGATCACCGGTGTGCTGTTCCTCGGCGCCAGTCTGGTCCTGCGCATTCCCGCCGCTTTGGTCAATCGTTGA
- a CDS encoding transketolase translates to MTTNLSHAVSPSLTERAHNIRRHALRMGQVQGQGYVGQALGAADLLAVSYFHAMNHRPADPQWEQRDRFYLSIGHYAIALYAALIEAEIIPLDELETYGSDDSRLPMSGMAAYTPGMEITGGSLGQGLGIAVGACLGLKRKGSSSFVYNLLSDGELNEGSTWEAVMSASHWKLDNLIAIVDVNNQQADGYSSEILSFEPIVDRWQAFGWFTQRVDGNDLDALVTAFDAARQHWGNQPRVIICDTKMGKGVPFLENREKNHFIRVEEHEWDLALSNLAEGKDQ, encoded by the coding sequence ATGACGACTAATCTTTCACACGCTGTATCGCCGAGCCTGACCGAACGCGCGCACAACATTCGCCGCCACGCGCTGCGCATGGGCCAGGTTCAGGGTCAGGGCTACGTCGGTCAGGCCCTCGGCGCGGCTGATCTGCTGGCGGTCTCTTACTTTCATGCGATGAACCATCGCCCGGCAGATCCGCAATGGGAGCAGCGCGATCGCTTCTATCTCTCCATCGGCCACTACGCCATCGCTCTCTACGCAGCGCTGATCGAAGCCGAAATCATCCCCCTCGATGAGCTGGAAACCTACGGCTCGGATGACAGCCGCCTGCCGATGTCGGGCATGGCCGCCTACACGCCAGGGATGGAAATCACCGGCGGCTCGCTGGGTCAGGGCCTGGGCATCGCGGTCGGCGCTTGCCTTGGACTCAAGCGCAAAGGTTCGTCCTCGTTCGTCTACAACTTGCTGTCCGATGGCGAACTGAATGAAGGCTCGACCTGGGAAGCGGTGATGTCGGCTTCGCACTGGAAGCTCGACAACCTGATCGCCATCGTCGACGTGAACAACCAGCAGGCCGACGGCTACTCCAGCGAGATTCTTTCGTTCGAACCCATCGTCGATCGCTGGCAAGCCTTTGGCTGGTTTACCCAGCGCGTCGATGGCAATGACCTTGACGCACTGGTGACTGCTTTCGATGCCGCACGCCAGCATTGGGGCAATCAACCGCGGGTGATCATCTGCGACACGAAAATGGGCAAAGGCGTGCCGTTTCTGGAGAACCGGGAAAAGAATCACTTCATTCGCGTCGAAGAACACGAATGGGACCTGGCACTGAGCAATCTTGCAGAAGGAAAAGACCAATGA